In the genome of Coraliomargarita algicola, one region contains:
- a CDS encoding DeoR/GlpR family DNA-binding transcription regulator, producing the protein MRNIRQQKLLSLLSIDLEVKISTLLEQLDISEATLRRDLSELAENGKIVRTHGGALLRPEAINEASFLDKELSAPEQKREIASYAANIIPTGASVYIDSGTTCLEVARILLRRGDCPIFTNSLPILIDACKYNARVTGIGGTLREVSRALIGSAALSWLENLNVDYSLIGASALNVSRGAYTTETLEASVKQHAIQSSNQSILVCDHSKWISSAPVRFARWSDFDRLITDKAPESTTQKHLQQQLQVNVVGVK; encoded by the coding sequence ATGAGAAACATACGACAACAAAAGCTACTTTCCTTACTTTCAATCGATCTAGAAGTAAAAATTAGCACTCTACTAGAGCAGCTTGACATCTCTGAGGCGACGCTGCGTCGCGACTTGTCGGAACTCGCAGAGAACGGAAAAATTGTCAGAACGCATGGCGGCGCCCTGCTTCGTCCCGAAGCGATTAATGAAGCCTCTTTTTTAGACAAAGAACTCTCCGCTCCAGAACAGAAACGGGAAATCGCGAGTTATGCAGCAAACATAATTCCAACAGGTGCATCGGTTTACATCGACTCAGGCACTACCTGCCTAGAAGTCGCAAGGATTCTACTGCGCCGCGGTGATTGCCCTATATTTACCAATTCCCTGCCAATTTTAATTGATGCATGCAAATACAATGCTCGCGTCACAGGCATTGGAGGCACCCTACGTGAAGTATCGCGCGCTTTAATTGGATCAGCCGCACTCAGTTGGCTCGAGAATCTAAATGTTGATTACTCACTCATCGGAGCGAGTGCGTTAAATGTGTCCCGAGGTGCCTATACCACTGAAACTCTAGAAGCCTCAGTCAAGCAACATGCAATTCAATCTTCGAATCAATCGATCCTTGTTTGCGATCATTCAAAATGGATATCCAGCGCTCCCGTCCGATTCGCTCGCTGGTCCGACTTCGACAGATTAATCACCGACAAAGCGCCAGAATCTACCACTCAAAAACATCTTCAACAGCAGCTGCAAGTGAACGTAGTTGGAGTCAAATGA
- a CDS encoding aldehyde dehydrogenase family protein, which yields MSLIPPHSLVTEFLAQEQIASFIGGTWYSSKSTIPVIDPTSGEVVASVASAEASTVDQAMQAADKAFPEWAAMPVSDRAALLKRFAGLIRENLETLAQLESIDVGKPIENSRGFDIPFGADCFDYFANLSNEAEYTVPLEVNDIDAHVQRKPYGVCGFIFPWNFPFTLFCWGPAPALAAGNTVVVKASEVTPLATLYLGHLIKEAGIPDGVINIYTGEGRACGQPLAEHSLLKHMSFTGSPQIGKLIGKICGEHLVPCKLELGGKGAALVTQDADLQAAAEGLAGAITLNTGQVCCTATRWFVHSSVLDTFTQLVRAELEKTAIGSSMDEKTQMGPLVSETQYDRVNDYYKKGIAEGAKVVVPLTTPTTTNNAGYFIKPHLLTGDEDNICYREEIFGPTAYIVPFEEEENAIDRINRLSYGLANSVWSKDLDRATDLAGKLIAGNSWINAHNVFAYGLPYGGVNLSGLGGGVNSPETFYSYLRNQTIARPL from the coding sequence ATGTCACTCATCCCTCCCCACTCCCTCGTCACCGAATTCCTCGCACAAGAGCAAATTGCCTCTTTTATTGGCGGCACATGGTATTCGAGTAAATCCACCATACCGGTCATCGACCCCACCAGCGGCGAGGTCGTAGCCTCCGTAGCCTCCGCCGAGGCATCCACCGTTGATCAAGCCATGCAGGCTGCCGACAAAGCATTCCCTGAATGGGCTGCGATGCCCGTATCTGATCGAGCGGCTCTGCTCAAACGATTTGCGGGCTTAATTCGAGAAAACCTAGAAACTCTAGCTCAATTGGAGTCCATCGATGTGGGTAAACCCATCGAAAACTCACGTGGATTCGATATCCCCTTCGGCGCAGACTGTTTTGACTACTTTGCCAATCTCAGCAATGAAGCAGAGTATACTGTTCCGCTAGAAGTCAACGACATCGATGCGCACGTTCAGCGTAAGCCTTACGGCGTATGCGGCTTCATCTTCCCCTGGAACTTCCCTTTCACACTTTTCTGCTGGGGTCCTGCACCTGCACTCGCGGCGGGTAATACTGTTGTCGTTAAAGCATCCGAAGTGACGCCATTAGCCACTCTCTATCTTGGTCATCTAATAAAAGAAGCTGGAATCCCGGATGGTGTCATTAATATCTATACTGGCGAGGGTCGTGCCTGCGGCCAACCTCTGGCAGAACACTCACTGCTCAAACACATGTCTTTTACCGGCTCACCTCAAATCGGTAAACTCATAGGTAAAATCTGCGGCGAGCACCTGGTCCCCTGCAAATTGGAGCTCGGTGGTAAAGGCGCCGCTCTCGTGACTCAGGATGCTGACTTACAAGCGGCCGCCGAAGGGTTGGCAGGAGCCATCACCCTAAACACCGGCCAAGTCTGCTGCACTGCCACGCGCTGGTTTGTCCATTCCTCCGTGCTAGACACCTTCACACAACTCGTACGTGCAGAACTAGAAAAGACTGCCATTGGATCATCAATGGACGAAAAAACTCAGATGGGTCCACTCGTATCCGAAACACAATACGATCGAGTCAACGACTATTATAAAAAAGGCATCGCCGAAGGTGCCAAGGTAGTCGTCCCCTTGACAACTCCCACCACGACAAACAACGCTGGATATTTCATTAAGCCACACTTACTGACAGGCGATGAAGACAATATCTGCTACCGCGAAGAGATCTTTGGCCCCACCGCCTACATCGTGCCCTTTGAGGAAGAAGAGAATGCCATCGATCGCATCAACCGCTTAAGCTATGGACTCGCCAATAGCGTCTGGTCAAAGGACTTGGACCGAGCCACAGATCTCGCTGGAAAGCTCATCGCTGGAAATAGCTGGATCAATGCGCACAACGTATTCGCCTACGGACTCCCTTACGGAGGCGTCAACCTCAGCGGATTAGGCGGCGGCGTCAACTCTCCCGAAACCTTCTATAGCTATTTACGCAACCAAACGATTGCTCGTCCATTGTAG
- the hisF gene encoding imidazole glycerol phosphate synthase subunit HisF produces MLSIRIIPCLDVHDGRVVKGVNFVNLIDAGDPVEQAKAYEQQGADELVFLDITASSDERNTMIDVVERTASECFMPLTVGGGLRTVDDIRAMLNAGADKVSLNTAAILNPDLIKESAARFGNQCIVVAIDAKRVVNKTDKWEVYTHGGRKPTGLDAVEWAKKVVSLGAGEILLTSMDSDGTKAGFDNALNRAVSEAVEVPVIASGGAGTLDHLADAITEGKTSAVLAASIFHFGTFTIKQAKEHLQSKGLPVRL; encoded by the coding sequence GTGTTATCGATTCGCATCATACCTTGCCTCGACGTCCATGACGGACGCGTGGTCAAAGGCGTTAACTTCGTCAATCTAATCGACGCGGGTGACCCCGTCGAGCAAGCCAAAGCTTACGAACAACAAGGTGCCGACGAACTCGTATTCCTCGACATTACAGCGTCCAGCGACGAGCGCAACACCATGATCGACGTGGTGGAGCGCACCGCCTCGGAGTGCTTTATGCCACTCACAGTCGGTGGAGGCCTGCGCACCGTAGACGATATCCGTGCCATGCTCAATGCAGGTGCCGATAAGGTCAGCCTCAACACAGCGGCCATCCTCAACCCCGATTTAATCAAAGAATCCGCCGCCCGCTTCGGCAATCAATGCATTGTGGTTGCGATCGACGCGAAGCGCGTGGTTAACAAAACAGACAAGTGGGAAGTGTACACACACGGAGGTCGCAAGCCAACGGGCCTCGACGCAGTTGAATGGGCGAAGAAAGTCGTCTCCCTCGGAGCTGGAGAGATTCTCCTCACCAGCATGGACTCCGATGGCACCAAGGCTGGCTTTGACAATGCACTCAATCGCGCAGTCAGCGAAGCCGTCGAAGTGCCCGTCATCGCCTCCGGCGGCGCCGGCACCCTCGATCACCTAGCCGACGCCATCACCGAAGGCAAAACCAGCGCTGTATTAGCCGCTTCGATTTTCCACTTTGGCACCTTTACCATCAAGCAAGCCAAAGAGCACCTGCAGTCAAAGGGCCTTCCCGTTCGCCTTTAA
- a CDS encoding LutC/YkgG family protein — MSSDREKIFSAIRAALDPLPTRTEKPEWEESLVVCKPSGQFDSLKAQFADKLAFASGRFYDSVEPLAEFLKAEQSTFGYCDPALAHLLDGVEGITFDTEYDESKINEYSFGITKGSAGIAESGTIMLKDGDTSARLGALAPWIHIAVIDEADIVPHIPAAIERFGDDPSIIFATGPSKTADVEGILIEGVHGPGIQVALVLS; from the coding sequence ATGAGTTCTGATAGAGAAAAAATCTTTAGCGCCATTCGCGCCGCCCTCGATCCCCTGCCCACTCGCACAGAAAAGCCTGAGTGGGAAGAGTCCCTAGTGGTCTGCAAACCTTCCGGACAGTTCGATAGTTTAAAGGCACAGTTTGCTGACAAACTCGCATTTGCCAGTGGTCGCTTTTACGACTCCGTCGAGCCACTGGCCGAGTTTCTAAAAGCCGAGCAAAGCACTTTCGGCTACTGCGATCCCGCGCTGGCACACCTCCTCGACGGCGTCGAAGGCATTACTTTCGATACCGAATATGATGAATCCAAGATCAACGAATACAGCTTTGGCATCACAAAAGGTAGCGCAGGCATCGCCGAGAGCGGCACCATCATGCTCAAAGACGGCGATACCTCGGCCCGCCTAGGCGCCCTCGCCCCCTGGATTCACATCGCAGTCATCGACGAGGCCGACATCGTGCCACACATACCGGCGGCCATCGAACGTTTCGGCGATGACCCTTCGATCATCTTTGCGACCGGCCCCTCCAAGACGGCCGACGTCGAGGGCATCCTCATCGAAGGCGTCCACGGCCCTGGCATTCAAGTCGCACTCGTACTTTCCTAG
- a CDS encoding (Fe-S)-binding protein, which translates to MSMLHTPPNRPAGKSIQLMTTCLCDAFYADVAQATVEILEFLGCEIELPDGQTCCGQPAFNSGDWVSSRKVVRHTAKVFAGDKPIVAPSGSCAAMVFHGAPLAFEKEADLPEIQALANRTWELLDFIVFGLGVTEWPGKFDAKITVHRSCHLRGSRSPEAMASLLGSIEGLTVEPIDETEQCCGFGGTFAVSFPNISNSMGTLKIEKLTASKPDIVAAADMGCMMHFGGMMEKQGYPQKRMHVAQILRDSLKNAGKI; encoded by the coding sequence ATGAGCATGCTCCACACACCTCCCAATCGCCCGGCAGGCAAGTCCATCCAATTGATGACGACTTGCCTCTGTGACGCCTTTTATGCCGACGTGGCCCAAGCCACCGTCGAAATACTTGAGTTTCTCGGTTGCGAGATCGAACTGCCCGACGGGCAGACCTGCTGTGGACAGCCTGCCTTCAACTCCGGCGATTGGGTCAGCTCCCGCAAAGTCGTGCGCCACACCGCCAAGGTATTTGCGGGTGATAAACCGATCGTCGCTCCCTCGGGCTCCTGCGCAGCCATGGTCTTCCATGGCGCACCATTGGCTTTCGAAAAAGAAGCCGACCTGCCGGAAATCCAAGCACTGGCCAACCGCACCTGGGAGTTGCTGGACTTTATCGTCTTCGGCCTCGGCGTCACCGAATGGCCCGGCAAATTTGACGCCAAGATCACCGTACACCGCAGCTGTCACCTACGCGGCTCACGTAGCCCGGAAGCGATGGCCAGCCTCTTAGGCTCGATCGAAGGCCTCACTGTAGAACCCATTGACGAGACGGAACAATGTTGCGGATTTGGCGGCACCTTCGCGGTCAGTTTCCCCAACATTTCCAACAGTATGGGCACGCTCAAAATTGAGAAACTCACCGCCAGCAAGCCCGACATCGTTGCCGCGGCCGATATGGGCTGCATGATGCACTTCGGCGGCATGATGGAAAAACAAGGTTACCCGCAAAAACGTATGCACGTCGCCCAAATCCTCCGCGACTCTCTCAAAAACGCAGGCAAGATCTAA
- a CDS encoding lactate utilization protein B, whose translation MKTQQQIDRTARDLDPEVHDSNFMGAKLKSERRYATLHRDYDDPDKLRETAGLIKQHTLEHLDTYLAQAEASFQRNGATVHFAVDDDAVNAKVLSIMNENNAKSVVKSKSMLTEETHMLKYLEENGKEVVETDLGEFILQIDNDHPSHIVTPIVHKNRRGIAKSFEREGLGDYNDDPETITRRARKHLRQKYIDADVGLTGGNFVSAESGRVVLVTNEGNARFCMAANKIHIAVIGIEKLVPTDRDLGLFLNLIGRSGTGQQLTVYNQFIAGPKSKDQPHGPEQTHIIFVDNRRTEVLASDCREILRCIRCGACLNVCPIYRQSGGHAYRSVYPGPVGAVLSPLLAGNRFPELADLPKASSLCGACNEVCPVNIPIPDLLLRLRDKAKREGAKVAMKGTPNLAMWATLCSQPTMWKTALSMGHTMNYIPTELVPHPSAKSWQGARKLPKFQGGEFRKWFKNRK comes from the coding sequence ATGAAGACTCAACAACAAATCGACCGCACGGCACGCGACCTCGACCCCGAAGTTCACGATTCCAACTTCATGGGCGCCAAGCTCAAGTCCGAGCGCCGCTACGCAACGCTGCACCGCGACTACGACGATCCTGACAAGCTGCGTGAGACCGCCGGCCTGATCAAACAACACACGCTGGAACACCTCGACACCTATCTGGCACAGGCGGAAGCCTCCTTCCAGCGCAACGGTGCCACGGTGCACTTCGCAGTCGATGACGACGCCGTCAACGCCAAGGTGCTCAGCATCATGAACGAGAACAACGCCAAGAGCGTGGTGAAGTCGAAGAGCATGCTGACTGAAGAGACGCATATGCTCAAATACCTTGAGGAGAACGGCAAAGAAGTCGTCGAGACAGACTTGGGCGAGTTCATTCTTCAGATCGATAACGATCACCCCTCGCACATCGTCACGCCCATCGTGCACAAGAACCGTCGCGGCATCGCCAAGAGCTTCGAGCGTGAAGGCCTCGGCGACTACAACGACGACCCCGAAACCATCACCCGCCGCGCCCGCAAGCACCTACGCCAAAAATACATCGATGCCGATGTCGGCCTGACAGGTGGTAACTTTGTTTCGGCAGAGAGTGGCCGCGTGGTGCTCGTCACCAACGAAGGCAACGCGCGCTTCTGCATGGCGGCCAACAAAATTCACATCGCAGTGATCGGCATCGAAAAACTGGTGCCCACTGACCGCGACCTCGGCCTGTTTTTAAACTTAATCGGTCGCTCCGGCACCGGCCAACAGCTCACCGTATATAATCAATTTATCGCGGGCCCCAAATCAAAGGACCAACCTCACGGCCCCGAACAAACACACATTATCTTCGTCGACAATCGTCGCACCGAGGTGCTGGCCAGTGACTGCCGCGAAATTCTCCGCTGCATCCGTTGCGGTGCCTGCCTCAACGTTTGCCCGATCTATCGTCAGTCCGGTGGCCACGCCTACCGCAGCGTCTACCCGGGCCCCGTCGGTGCGGTGCTGAGTCCACTACTGGCAGGCAATCGCTTTCCGGAACTCGCAGACTTACCCAAAGCCTCCAGTCTCTGCGGCGCATGTAACGAAGTCTGCCCGGTCAATATTCCGATCCCGGACCTATTGCTACGCCTGCGCGACAAGGCCAAGCGCGAAGGAGCGAAGGTTGCCATGAAGGGCACTCCAAACCTCGCGATGTGGGCCACACTTTGCTCACAGCCTACCATGTGGAAAACCGCACTCTCCATGGGGCACACCATGAACTACATTCCCACCGAATTAGTGCCTCACCCATCCGCTAAATCTTGGCAAGGCGCACGTAAGTTGCCTAAATTCCAAGGTGGCGAATTCCGTAAATGGTTCAAAAATAGAAAGTAA
- a CDS encoding PfkB family carbohydrate kinase, with protein sequence MNTVMEKYVGYINKLSGNILLGCDGFVDETYEIVQERKSQSEYSAMTNLKMFGELLVERADGGVGVELVPKRRCEGGFGINSGRIAAILGLKPRLPGLYGKASIDPAFVEFEDICDIYSLGDPALTIALEFGDGKVLMSNLEAVSNLTWADFEEYFTEAQLKELFSDVDILGLGYWSLTADFDGFFKGFMKQYETLTPPRRMFFDFADIKKKSSESFVNSLELIKPYNSKIPMTFSLNEHEVLELCSRIGIERPELKPETIATTLTLAREKIGFDELVVHTPEFAAASSAKDGEAYAIQERQTKVIRSAGAGDSFNGGYMCASLGDLPLKERLVMANAATAFFVTHATGPTKEELIAQIEKASDK encoded by the coding sequence ATGAATACGGTTATGGAAAAATACGTCGGTTATATTAACAAGCTCAGCGGTAACATTTTATTAGGTTGCGACGGATTCGTCGACGAGACCTATGAGATCGTCCAAGAGCGCAAAAGTCAGAGCGAATATAGCGCAATGACGAATCTCAAGATGTTTGGCGAATTACTGGTCGAACGCGCCGACGGTGGCGTGGGCGTCGAACTCGTGCCCAAACGCCGCTGCGAAGGTGGCTTCGGTATCAACTCCGGGCGCATCGCCGCCATCCTCGGACTCAAGCCCCGCCTGCCGGGCCTTTACGGCAAAGCCAGCATCGATCCGGCCTTTGTCGAGTTTGAGGACATCTGCGACATCTACTCCCTCGGCGATCCCGCCCTCACCATCGCCCTGGAATTTGGCGACGGCAAGGTATTGATGAGCAACCTGGAAGCGGTCTCCAACCTCACGTGGGCGGACTTCGAAGAATATTTCACCGAAGCACAGCTCAAAGAACTGTTCTCCGATGTCGACATCTTAGGCCTCGGCTACTGGTCGTTGACTGCTGATTTCGATGGCTTCTTCAAGGGCTTCATGAAGCAATACGAGACGCTCACACCGCCTCGCCGCATGTTCTTCGACTTCGCTGATATCAAAAAGAAATCCAGTGAGTCCTTCGTAAATTCACTGGAGCTGATCAAGCCATACAACAGCAAGATCCCCATGACCTTTAGCCTCAATGAACACGAGGTGCTAGAGCTCTGCTCACGCATTGGCATCGAGCGTCCCGAGTTGAAGCCAGAAACCATCGCGACCACTTTAACACTTGCCCGCGAGAAGATTGGCTTCGACGAATTAGTCGTTCATACGCCCGAATTTGCGGCCGCATCCAGTGCGAAAGATGGCGAAGCCTATGCCATCCAAGAGCGTCAAACCAAAGTCATCCGCTCCGCAGGAGCCGGCGACAGCTTCAACGGAGGCTACATGTGCGCCTCCCTCGGCGACCTCCCACTCAAGGAACGCCTAGTCATGGCCAATGCAGCCACCGCCTTCTTCGTCACCCACGCCACGGGCCCGACCAAGGAAGAGCTGATCGCACAAATCGAAAAAGCCTCGGATAAATAA
- a CDS encoding rhamnulokinase family protein: protein MSEKKIYLAVDLGGGSGRVLAGEFDGQRIELHELNRFENRPLELPDGRHWNLTGIYLDILDGLKAAAKKYGKQPISVGIDTWGVDYSLLDKDGHLLGLPFQYRDPRTDGMMDKAFSIIPKKEVYEATGIQFMAFNSAFQLLSEVERNSPALAAAEDILFTPDLLGYWLTGNKTHERSIASTSQLYNPNTENWDYSLIERLGLPKRLFKEISDAGDTLGELRPGLKQHTGLKKLKVITVGGHDTASAVAAVPSQKATPAYLSSGTWSLMGLELPKPIISEQSFQDAFTNEIGVNGSVRFLKNICGLWLIQESRRYWLDHGHDYSYADMAGLASKVEPFRSLVDPDDPRFTEAGRMPEKIQDFCRETKQQVPETPGETIRCIYESLALRYAEVWAKLPNYTDEAPDCLHIVGGGCQDKLLNQFTANALGTKVLAGPVEATGLGNIIAQMMADGVITTLAEGRKIVANSFPITTYEPTDTAAWDAVKERFAQLSS, encoded by the coding sequence ATGTCAGAGAAAAAGATCTACCTCGCTGTCGACCTCGGCGGTGGCAGCGGACGCGTCCTCGCCGGAGAATTCGACGGCCAGCGCATCGAACTCCACGAATTGAACCGCTTCGAGAACCGCCCGCTGGAACTCCCCGACGGCCGCCACTGGAACCTAACCGGAATTTATTTAGATATACTAGACGGGCTCAAGGCAGCCGCCAAAAAGTATGGTAAGCAACCCATCAGTGTCGGCATCGACACCTGGGGCGTCGACTACTCACTGCTGGACAAAGACGGCCACCTGCTGGGCCTGCCCTTCCAATATCGAGACCCCCGCACCGACGGCATGATGGACAAAGCTTTTTCCATTATTCCTAAAAAAGAAGTCTACGAAGCCACCGGCATCCAATTCATGGCCTTCAACTCGGCCTTTCAATTACTCTCCGAAGTAGAGCGAAACAGTCCCGCCCTCGCAGCGGCCGAGGACATACTATTCACTCCCGACTTGCTCGGCTACTGGCTCACAGGCAACAAAACGCATGAGCGCAGCATCGCCAGCACCTCGCAACTCTACAATCCCAACACTGAGAACTGGGACTACTCACTCATCGAACGCCTCGGCTTGCCCAAGCGCCTCTTTAAGGAGATCAGCGACGCGGGCGACACGCTCGGTGAGCTACGCCCCGGCCTGAAGCAACATACCGGCCTGAAAAAGCTCAAAGTCATCACAGTCGGTGGTCATGACACTGCCAGCGCAGTGGCCGCCGTCCCCAGCCAAAAGGCGACGCCAGCTTATCTTAGCAGCGGCACTTGGTCGCTGATGGGACTGGAGCTACCCAAACCGATCATTTCGGAGCAATCCTTTCAAGATGCCTTCACCAACGAAATCGGTGTCAATGGCAGCGTGCGCTTCTTGAAAAACATTTGCGGTCTTTGGCTGATTCAAGAATCCCGTCGCTACTGGCTCGATCACGGCCACGACTACAGCTATGCCGATATGGCGGGCCTCGCCTCAAAGGTCGAACCTTTCCGCTCGCTGGTCGACCCGGACGATCCTCGCTTCACAGAGGCGGGACGCATGCCGGAAAAGATTCAGGACTTCTGCCGCGAAACCAAGCAACAAGTCCCTGAAACTCCGGGCGAAACGATCCGCTGCATTTACGAAAGCCTCGCCCTGCGCTACGCGGAGGTCTGGGCAAAACTGCCCAACTACACCGACGAAGCGCCCGACTGCCTCCACATCGTCGGCGGAGGTTGCCAGGACAAACTCTTAAATCAATTCACCGCCAATGCCCTGGGCACCAAGGTGCTGGCCGGCCCGGTCGAAGCCACTGGCCTGGGCAACATCATCGCCCAAATGATGGCCGACGGCGTAATCACCACACTCGCCGAAGGACGCAAGATCGTCGCCAATTCCTTCCCGATCACCACCTATGAACCCACCGACACCGCAGCTTGGGACGCGGTGAAAGAACGCTTCGCGCAGCTCAGCAGCTAG
- a CDS encoding DeoR/GlpR family DNA-binding transcription regulator translates to MLAPERQQQILTLLEERGTVRTIDLAEEFQVTDETIRRDLQTLAENQQLSRIHGGASSLNGRPKLQSFTERHLLQVEKKEAIARAALERIQPGQTYAFDSSTTSFALVTMLPDLPYRVLTNAYAVIDQLVSMEQVDLISTGGNYHPKTQTFISGDSYNMLRRHNINCAFVSCIGLDRHRGPSEGFEQQAVFKETLIQIAQQVVLLVDSTKLNKNSEYFFANLRDITEIITDDGAPTEFVQDLRAEGCTVTIAQP, encoded by the coding sequence ATGCTAGCCCCAGAACGCCAACAGCAAATACTCACGCTCCTAGAAGAACGTGGCACCGTACGTACCATCGATCTGGCTGAAGAATTTCAAGTCACCGACGAAACAATACGTCGCGATCTGCAAACACTAGCTGAAAACCAACAATTAAGTCGCATCCATGGAGGCGCCAGCAGTCTGAACGGACGCCCCAAGCTCCAATCCTTCACAGAGCGCCACTTACTACAGGTCGAGAAAAAGGAAGCTATCGCAAGGGCCGCACTGGAGCGAATTCAACCCGGCCAAACCTATGCTTTCGACAGCAGCACGACTAGCTTTGCACTGGTCACAATGCTCCCCGACCTCCCTTACCGTGTTCTGACCAACGCCTATGCAGTCATCGACCAATTAGTCAGCATGGAACAGGTCGATCTCATTTCAACCGGAGGCAACTACCACCCGAAGACACAAACCTTTATCAGTGGCGACAGTTATAACATGCTACGTCGACACAACATCAACTGCGCCTTTGTCTCCTGCATCGGCCTCGATCGGCATCGAGGCCCCTCCGAAGGCTTCGAACAGCAAGCGGTCTTCAAAGAGACACTCATACAGATTGCTCAACAAGTCGTCCTACTGGTTGACTCCACAAAGCTAAACAAGAACTCCGAATACTTCTTCGCAAACTTACGCGACATTACCGAAATCATAACCGACGACGGTGCCCCCACTGAATTCGTACAAGACCTACGAGCAGAAGGTTGCACCGTAACGATTGCCCAACCATAA
- a CDS encoding aldose 1-epimerase family protein: protein MKTLYKLPLLDPQSTEGFKAVQLKGESPTNWSVNSYTLRGGLQEGVQVVEINNGKLSFAVLPTRGMGIWKGQCGEVALGWDSPVKDPVNPAFINLQDRGGLGWLKGFNEWFVRCGLNSMGAPGMDTVLDYSGNEFEVPLTLHGNIANVPARAVSIEVTDEAIIVRGEVDESMMFGPALRLNTEIRTEFGSGAMRITDTVTNLGNNPQEHEMLYHINYGAPILEEGARLVAPFKQVAPRDPRSTEGIDTFGEYGAPQIGFVEQAYLYDLAGQADNQETITMLRNAAGDQASLLRFSLKDFPCFTQWKNTAGTADGYVTGLEPATNYPNSRRFEREQGRVLSLAGGESRTTNITIEALDTKEAVDSVESEIQALQKTAQGTVHPQPLGHLSGS, encoded by the coding sequence ATGAAGACACTTTATAAACTACCCCTCTTGGACCCTCAATCAACCGAAGGATTCAAAGCCGTCCAACTCAAAGGCGAAAGCCCCACAAACTGGTCTGTAAATAGCTACACTCTGCGCGGCGGCCTACAAGAAGGCGTCCAAGTCGTGGAGATCAACAACGGCAAACTCTCCTTCGCCGTCCTGCCCACTCGCGGCATGGGCATCTGGAAGGGCCAATGTGGTGAGGTCGCACTCGGCTGGGACTCCCCCGTCAAAGATCCGGTCAACCCCGCGTTTATCAATTTACAGGATCGCGGAGGTCTCGGCTGGCTCAAGGGCTTTAACGAATGGTTCGTGCGCTGTGGTCTCAATAGCATGGGAGCCCCCGGCATGGACACCGTGCTCGACTACAGTGGCAACGAGTTCGAAGTGCCACTCACACTGCATGGCAACATCGCTAACGTGCCCGCCCGCGCAGTCAGTATCGAAGTCACCGACGAGGCAATTATCGTTCGTGGTGAAGTCGACGAATCCATGATGTTCGGCCCCGCCCTGCGACTCAACACCGAGATCCGCACCGAGTTCGGCTCGGGCGCGATGCGTATCACCGACACAGTGACCAATCTAGGCAATAACCCACAAGAGCACGAAATGCTCTACCACATAAACTATGGAGCCCCCATCCTGGAAGAAGGCGCCCGCCTAGTCGCCCCCTTCAAGCAAGTCGCACCGCGCGACCCGCGCTCCACCGAGGGCATCGACACTTTCGGCGAATACGGCGCGCCTCAAATCGGTTTCGTCGAACAAGCCTATCTCTATGACCTAGCGGGTCAGGCGGACAACCAGGAAACAATTACTATGTTGCGCAACGCCGCCGGTGATCAAGCCTCCCTGCTGCGCTTCTCACTCAAGGACTTCCCCTGCTTCACACAGTGGAAAAACACCGCAGGCACCGCCGATGGCTACGTCACCGGACTCGAACCCGCGACCAATTATCCAAACTCCCGCCGATTTGAAAGAGAGCAAGGCCGCGTTCTCAGCTTAGCCGGAGGCGAGTCGCGCACCACAAATATCACAATCGAAGCCCTGGATACTAAGGAAGCAGTCGACTCAGTAGAATCTGAGATTCAGGCGCTTCAGAAAACTGCGCAAGGAACCGTGCACCCACAGCCACTTGGGCACCTATCTGGCAGCTAA